In Kordiimonas sp. SCSIO 12610, the following are encoded in one genomic region:
- a CDS encoding DUF547 domain-containing protein, which produces MMLNVNTHKKRYLKTALAIGLFSSIALVPGSPVMAFEESSNHWAKYDASSSARVEHRPMTSILEAISVRNSKQDTIAYSAIKGQTLSYVKSYIRYLENIKVSTLNRDEQLAYWLNLHNIGVIKLLAEEKRGYRKVKKYRGTPGKPGSKWSEKIFSVEGQELSLEQIEQEILFANWKDPLILYGLCYGTQGSPSIGKVAFTGRTVKAQLAENARKFINSTKNVKVSKKGAQVSSLYTWNKASLFDGDDQLVLAHLKSFAKPRLEKKLAAADGIYKDRFSWKSNAYVPRAQAPAGGGFGGGGGGGGGGGYGGGS; this is translated from the coding sequence ATGATGTTAAACGTCAATACGCATAAAAAACGCTATCTAAAAACGGCCCTGGCAATAGGTCTATTTTCATCTATCGCACTCGTGCCTGGTTCACCAGTTATGGCATTTGAAGAAAGCAGTAATCATTGGGCTAAATATGACGCGTCTTCTTCTGCCCGCGTCGAACACCGGCCTATGACTTCAATTCTGGAAGCCATATCTGTTCGTAATAGCAAGCAGGATACAATCGCCTATTCAGCGATCAAAGGTCAGACTTTATCATATGTAAAAAGCTATATCCGGTACCTGGAGAACATTAAGGTTTCGACCTTAAACAGGGACGAGCAGTTGGCATATTGGCTGAATTTGCACAATATAGGTGTTATCAAGCTCCTTGCCGAAGAAAAGCGCGGATACCGCAAGGTCAAAAAATATCGCGGCACCCCTGGCAAACCCGGTTCAAAATGGTCTGAGAAGATTTTCAGTGTTGAAGGCCAAGAGCTATCGCTAGAGCAGATTGAACAAGAAATTCTTTTTGCGAACTGGAAAGATCCGCTAATCCTTTATGGTCTCTGCTACGGTACGCAAGGTAGCCCATCTATTGGAAAAGTGGCATTCACTGGCAGAACCGTCAAAGCGCAGCTAGCGGAAAACGCTCGTAAGTTCATCAACTCAACAAAGAATGTCAAAGTCAGTAAGAAAGGTGCTCAGGTCTCCAGTCTTTATACATGGAACAAAGCCAGCCTCTTTGACGGCGATGATCAACTCGTGCTCGCACACCTGAAATCATTTGCAAAACCACGCCTTGAGAAGAAACTTGCAGCAGCAGATGGTATCTATAAAGATAGATTTAGCTGGAAATCAAACGCATATGTTCCACGCGCACAAGCGCCTGCCGGCGGTGGTTTCGGCGGCGGTGGCGGCGGCGGTGGCGGCGGTGGATACGGCGGCGGTAGCTAA
- a CDS encoding bifunctional UDP-sugar hydrolase/5'-nucleotidase has product MAKELLHYVWVKMWGGLVIVLTLGHLVHAEDDIRIIYFSNMPEVSETDERPGLARVAAYINQARDKNDNSFVIHGGDSLSPAVLSSLDRGAHMIDILNIVEPDVFAIAKREFAYGEDMLIQRAVEALFPFVSSNTVDLRTNRPFNTVSPGELFTVNGISIGIVALTSPAVLTDYGVKRTSVLDPFKSAVEQSKRLREQGADLIIVTADFDVRGFNEMFSSGTFDLVIETSFDKTVSHKVGDAFYVRSIADGRQILDMTVSIDQEDERYVISDVRTVIPDLKQYEPDEDVLSAIDLHLAPLEELLNMPIGTVASELTTDRAMLRSEENAFANLLADSLRLKVGADVALINGGSIRGDRDYSVGYKLTRRDMQAELPFRNTIALLEVTGQQIWDAVEHGIPCRQDYDGCFPQVSNLEIRYSLSKGKAVSVSLNGEPIDKSKLYKLATTDYLSGGGDGYEMLASAKKLEISEGGQLTREVLSQYVIDKGSINSVIENRIVLEP; this is encoded by the coding sequence ATGGCTAAAGAATTGTTGCATTATGTATGGGTGAAGATGTGGGGTGGTCTTGTTATCGTGTTGACCTTAGGCCATCTGGTACACGCAGAAGATGACATTCGTATCATTTATTTCTCTAATATGCCTGAGGTGTCAGAGACGGATGAACGACCAGGGCTTGCCCGTGTTGCCGCATACATCAACCAAGCTCGTGATAAAAATGATAACAGTTTTGTAATTCATGGCGGCGATTCTTTATCACCCGCAGTCTTGTCATCGCTTGATCGCGGCGCCCATATGATTGATATCTTAAATATCGTTGAACCTGATGTTTTCGCTATTGCCAAACGTGAGTTTGCATACGGCGAAGATATGCTGATACAGCGCGCGGTAGAGGCGTTGTTTCCTTTTGTTTCGTCAAATACCGTAGATTTAAGAACAAACAGGCCCTTTAATACAGTTTCTCCCGGCGAATTATTTACAGTTAACGGAATTTCTATTGGGATTGTTGCCCTCACATCACCTGCTGTTTTAACGGACTATGGGGTTAAACGTACCAGCGTTTTAGATCCGTTTAAATCTGCGGTAGAACAATCAAAGAGATTACGGGAACAAGGCGCAGACCTGATCATCGTGACCGCGGACTTTGATGTTAGGGGTTTTAACGAAATGTTTTCCTCAGGCACGTTTGACCTCGTGATTGAGACCAGTTTCGACAAAACCGTTTCCCATAAGGTAGGTGATGCCTTTTATGTGCGGTCCATTGCTGATGGGCGCCAAATATTGGACATGACGGTGTCGATAGATCAGGAAGACGAAAGATATGTCATAAGTGATGTAAGAACGGTTATTCCTGACTTAAAGCAATATGAACCTGATGAGGATGTTTTATCTGCGATTGATCTTCATCTTGCCCCTCTTGAAGAGCTTTTAAATATGCCTATTGGAACGGTCGCCAGTGAATTAACAACTGATCGAGCCATGCTTCGCAGTGAGGAAAATGCGTTTGCAAACTTGCTTGCTGACAGTCTTAGGCTGAAGGTTGGCGCTGATGTGGCACTTATTAACGGTGGCAGTATTAGAGGGGACCGTGATTATTCAGTTGGCTATAAACTGACACGCCGTGATATGCAGGCTGAATTACCATTTAGGAATACAATTGCGCTTCTTGAGGTCACGGGTCAGCAAATTTGGGATGCGGTTGAACATGGTATTCCCTGCCGTCAAGATTATGATGGGTGTTTTCCACAAGTTTCAAACCTCGAAATCCGATACTCCTTATCAAAGGGGAAGGCTGTATCGGTTTCGTTGAACGGCGAACCCATTGATAAATCAAAACTGTATAAATTGGCCACAACCGACTATCTTTCGGGTGGTGGAGATGGGTATGAAATGCTTGCGTCCGCCAAAAAACTAGAAATTTCCGAAGGTGGTCAGTTAACACGAGAAGTTTTATCGCAATATGTTATTGATAAGGGGTCGATTAATTCGGTAATCGAAAATAGAATCGTTCTTGAACCGTGA
- a CDS encoding ATP-binding protein — translation MLVWFVVIGIVGTYGVFNVKSFQTSLSNLTNETLPNAANVSRLSTATSSLTGTVRRFALVDTQIQRRLVYNEITSQFETVDALASGLSDQTNTAAFAGILSAINQLVDQLNQQIENRIVAEDVSSEIAGQLSSLLDDRIQNFENVSDQQKVQILAWESRVSGSIALAVQSINISRLRAMRVLRRNVTRQLAGLEGLRSGLPTNIIQDMRVKEQRLETLLLGEDGYFESLVEGLKLTARVRGLENQILTLNEEVTKLSDDVFQTAGAEVTKSVRVVNAGFEEQLNYILMTGFLTILSIGAVAYMVHSLFVARLNRLNKEVQEYSELEDNLITISGKDEITGIAKSISSFITEIENQQRELRKAKAKAEDATKVKSEFLATMSHEIRTPMNGVVSMTQMLSKTELDNQQKELVEIVEQSAGSLLTIINDILDFSRIEAGKLEIEEVEFNIRELVASVSALCGADAYGKGLELFFDIAPDIESYILGDSTRVRQILLNLTSNAVKFTENGYVKIDVSLGKETGKGMLHFRIEDTGIGISEEAIQRLFVAFAQADGSTVRRFGGSGLGLSICKRLVDLMGGDIGVESTVGTGSVFYFSIPFLPAENQLEILPKGSLPKNIYVAVMHEQTEHLISSALSSVCENLILLDATAPQSWNGMIRQTGEGEYQDIVLFDHDIEHNPEITPYLKVMANEFDLNVLALAPRSAMTSLDHTDWVNGVIPKPLNAYRLYDQLLSYRQNNKIADTNEAEDHKPSGETEAVNTNDNRSILIAEDNPINQKVIATTLDHLGYTYTIVADGVEAYEEVERNQYGVVLTDFHMPRMDGIMLTKLLKAHGDQAINSLPVVMLTADAQADAQQVCINAGADGFLTKPINLQALTAELDKWLSKAGTAA, via the coding sequence ATGCTCGTTTGGTTTGTCGTTATTGGTATTGTAGGAACGTACGGCGTTTTCAACGTAAAAAGCTTTCAAACTTCCCTATCGAATCTGACCAATGAAACCTTGCCCAATGCGGCAAATGTTTCGCGTTTGTCAACGGCAACGTCATCGTTAACCGGTACCGTTCGTAGGTTTGCCCTTGTTGATACGCAAATTCAACGAAGACTGGTATATAACGAAATAACCAGCCAGTTTGAAACGGTTGACGCATTGGCTTCCGGTCTCAGTGATCAAACCAACACGGCTGCGTTTGCAGGAATTTTGAGTGCGATTAACCAGCTCGTTGACCAGTTAAATCAACAAATCGAAAATCGCATTGTCGCTGAAGATGTAAGTAGTGAAATTGCAGGTCAGTTAAGTTCATTGCTGGACGATAGAATACAAAATTTTGAAAATGTTTCGGACCAGCAAAAAGTCCAAATACTCGCTTGGGAAAGTAGAGTGTCCGGCAGTATTGCTCTTGCAGTACAAAGTATCAATATCAGTCGTTTGCGGGCTATGCGTGTTTTACGCCGCAATGTAACACGACAGCTCGCAGGCCTTGAGGGACTGCGGTCTGGTTTGCCCACAAATATTATCCAGGATATGCGAGTTAAGGAACAACGCCTTGAAACTTTATTACTGGGCGAAGATGGATACTTTGAAAGTCTGGTTGAAGGATTAAAGCTAACAGCGCGTGTGCGTGGTTTGGAAAATCAAATTCTGACGTTGAACGAGGAAGTTACGAAACTTTCTGACGATGTCTTTCAAACCGCTGGGGCAGAAGTTACCAAAAGTGTACGGGTCGTTAATGCTGGTTTTGAAGAACAGTTAAATTATATTCTGATGACCGGGTTCTTAACGATTTTATCAATTGGTGCAGTAGCCTATATGGTGCATTCGCTTTTTGTGGCGAGGCTAAACCGCTTGAACAAAGAGGTTCAGGAATATAGCGAATTAGAAGACAATCTGATCACTATTTCTGGTAAAGATGAGATTACTGGTATCGCGAAGTCAATTAGCTCCTTCATCACGGAGATCGAAAATCAGCAACGTGAACTTAGGAAAGCAAAAGCAAAAGCTGAGGACGCGACAAAAGTTAAATCTGAATTCCTGGCAACGATGAGTCATGAGATTCGTACACCAATGAATGGTGTAGTTTCCATGACCCAAATGCTTTCAAAAACTGAATTGGATAATCAGCAAAAAGAGCTCGTGGAAATTGTTGAACAGTCTGCTGGTTCCTTGTTGACAATTATTAATGACATTCTCGATTTCTCACGTATCGAAGCCGGAAAGCTGGAGATCGAAGAGGTTGAATTTAATATACGGGAACTTGTTGCAAGCGTTTCAGCACTGTGCGGTGCTGACGCCTATGGTAAAGGGTTAGAACTTTTCTTTGATATTGCCCCTGATATTGAGAGCTATATTTTGGGCGACTCTACAAGAGTTCGTCAAATCCTTCTCAACCTGACCTCGAATGCGGTTAAATTTACCGAGAATGGTTATGTTAAGATTGATGTTTCTCTTGGGAAGGAAACCGGTAAAGGTATGCTTCACTTCCGAATAGAAGACACAGGCATAGGTATAAGTGAAGAAGCAATTCAACGTTTGTTCGTTGCTTTCGCCCAGGCTGATGGATCAACAGTTCGCCGTTTCGGCGGTTCAGGGTTGGGTCTTAGTATCTGTAAAAGGCTAGTTGATTTAATGGGCGGCGATATTGGCGTCGAAAGCACGGTGGGTACCGGGTCAGTTTTCTATTTTTCTATCCCGTTTCTTCCAGCAGAAAATCAGCTAGAAATTTTGCCGAAGGGATCATTACCCAAAAATATTTATGTTGCAGTTATGCATGAGCAAACAGAACATTTGATATCAAGTGCCCTTTCTAGTGTTTGTGAAAACCTGATCTTATTGGACGCAACAGCGCCGCAGTCTTGGAATGGCATGATCAGGCAAACGGGAGAAGGCGAATATCAGGATATCGTTCTTTTTGATCATGATATCGAGCATAATCCCGAGATTACTCCCTATCTCAAAGTGATGGCGAACGAATTTGATTTAAATGTTCTGGCACTTGCCCCGCGCTCTGCAATGACATCCTTGGATCATACCGATTGGGTGAACGGTGTTATTCCAAAGCCGCTTAATGCTTATCGCTTGTATGACCAGTTATTGTCGTATCGCCAGAACAATAAAATCGCAGACACTAACGAGGCCGAAGACCATAAGCCTTCAGGTGAAACGGAAGCTGTTAATACAAATGATAATCGTTCAATTTTGATTGCCGAAGACAACCCGATAAATCAGAAAGTTATCGCAACTACGTTAGATCATCTTGGTTATACATACACAATCGTGGCGGACGGCGTTGAAGCGTATGAAGAAGTTGAACGTAATCAATACGGCGTTGTTTTAACGGATTTTCATATGCCGCGGATGGACGGCATAATGTTAACAAAACTGCTCAAGGCACACGGTGATCAAGCCATCAATAGTTTACCCGTGGTTATGTTAACGGCTGACGCACAAGCTGATGCACAACAAGTGTGTATCAACGCCGGTGCTGATGGTTTTTTAACAAAACCGATTAATCTACAGGCATTGACTGCGGAATTGGATAAATGGCTATCAAAGGCAGGTACAGCGGCTTAA
- a CDS encoding DUF6702 family protein: MKFAKLSTCVALSILGATFAYTSSTQAHRTSSSLTSVVWIASDKNFEVTHRLHLHDVQQALRNVIADPSTTAFDPEGQAELILYMEETFSFQSPSGQLELTPLGAEVEGDYVYVYQEASVKEIPPSITIQDLTFHDIYPEQENQVNIEYQGTVTSLVFNASDDKAKSAKFSE, translated from the coding sequence ATGAAATTTGCAAAACTATCAACCTGTGTGGCCCTGAGTATTCTCGGGGCCACATTTGCTTATACTTCTAGCACACAGGCGCATAGAACAAGTTCCAGCCTTACAAGCGTGGTCTGGATCGCATCCGACAAGAATTTTGAAGTTACCCACCGCCTGCACTTGCATGATGTACAGCAAGCACTAAGGAACGTAATCGCTGACCCCAGCACAACAGCCTTTGACCCAGAAGGCCAAGCGGAACTGATCCTCTATATGGAGGAGACTTTTAGTTTTCAAAGTCCATCCGGTCAACTTGAACTGACGCCCTTGGGGGCGGAAGTGGAAGGCGATTATGTTTATGTCTATCAAGAGGCGTCAGTGAAAGAGATACCCCCAAGTATCACCATACAAGACTTAACTTTTCATGACATTTACCCTGAACAAGAAAATCAAGTTAATATTGAATATCAGGGAACTGTTACTTCGCTTGTTTTCAATGCTTCTGATGACAAAGCGAAATCGGCAAAATTCAGTGAGTAA
- a CDS encoding M1 family metallopeptidase, producing the protein MIFQFKNRTGTIARGLVTAFAVALTGFSVQAGEVGSGAKKFKQLGTELPTPNVYRDATGAPGPNYWQQSADYKINVTLDENNKRITGSETITYTNNSPSTLRYLWVQLDQNRFNQSSIEQRSATVSRANNRPRTAGSNDRFSYNQLRAHQSRSDTEHGYKITAVKRSNGGALTHTIVDTMMRIDLPTPLASGATTTFSIDWEYNIIEEAALGGRGGYERFEDDETYIYFLAQWFPRMAAFTDYTGWQHKAFLGRGEFTLEFGDYDVSITVPEDHIVSGTGVLQNPRDVLTAEQRSRLDKAKNAKEPVFIVTPEEAAANEAEKSTGTKTWRFVAENVRDFAWSSSRKFIWDAMGHKQDDDKNPLVMAMSFYPNEAEPIWSKYSTHSVAHTMNVYSKMSFAYPYPTAQSVNTWERGGMEYPMITFNGYRPTKQDNVDERTYTRNIKYGLIGVIIHEVGHIYFPMVVNSDERQWTWMDEGLNTFLEYVAELEWEENYPAFAGKTNLLDTITTYMRSSNQVPIMTQSDSILQFGPNAYSKPAAALTVLRETVMGRELFDHAFREYSHRWKFKRPTPSDFFRTMEDASGVDLDWFWRGWFYTTDHVDVGVASVREYKVFTGDPDIDNPIKRAEAAANEPEAIQQIRNRAEGIEMYIDGFGDALKDVYNDNDRFTTSNKDRNSYQSYLEGLTPWQKRALERAIKDDQFIYFVDYENVGGLVTPLPVTLTFADGSTEDMMVPAEVWRRDAEFVTQMYIRDKQVVSVEVDRAHQIADADHRNNTFPQKVSSSRLKLFKSDRKARDLMADLLVKLKAKKEAEKASAGEETVPLAAAQ; encoded by the coding sequence ATGATTTTTCAGTTCAAAAATAGAACAGGAACGATTGCGCGCGGTTTAGTTACGGCGTTTGCAGTTGCCCTGACAGGTTTCAGTGTGCAGGCTGGTGAAGTTGGAAGTGGCGCTAAAAAATTCAAACAACTTGGCACCGAACTACCAACACCAAACGTATACCGTGACGCAACGGGTGCACCAGGGCCTAACTACTGGCAGCAGTCAGCAGATTATAAAATCAATGTGACATTGGACGAAAACAACAAACGGATTACTGGTTCAGAAACTATCACCTATACCAATAATTCCCCGTCTACGCTTCGCTACCTCTGGGTACAACTGGATCAGAACCGCTTTAATCAAAGCTCTATCGAACAGCGCTCTGCAACAGTATCGCGCGCCAACAATCGGCCGCGCACCGCAGGTAGCAACGACCGCTTTAGCTATAATCAGCTTCGCGCCCATCAATCCCGCTCGGATACAGAGCACGGCTATAAAATCACAGCTGTAAAACGTTCAAATGGCGGCGCGCTAACGCACACAATCGTTGATACAATGATGCGCATTGACCTGCCTACCCCGCTTGCAAGCGGTGCAACTACCACATTCTCAATCGACTGGGAATATAACATCATTGAAGAGGCTGCGCTTGGTGGCCGCGGCGGTTACGAGCGCTTTGAAGATGATGAAACCTATATCTATTTCCTAGCCCAGTGGTTCCCGCGCATGGCCGCCTTCACCGACTATACAGGTTGGCAGCACAAAGCATTTTTGGGGCGCGGCGAGTTCACGCTTGAATTTGGTGATTATGATGTATCAATCACAGTCCCTGAAGATCATATCGTGTCTGGAACAGGCGTTCTTCAGAACCCGCGCGATGTGTTAACCGCTGAACAACGCAGCCGTTTGGACAAAGCGAAAAACGCCAAAGAACCTGTCTTTATCGTAACACCAGAAGAAGCGGCCGCGAACGAAGCCGAGAAATCAACAGGTACCAAAACATGGCGCTTTGTTGCTGAAAATGTTCGCGATTTTGCTTGGTCTTCATCGCGCAAGTTTATCTGGGACGCGATGGGCCACAAGCAGGATGACGACAAGAACCCGCTTGTTATGGCGATGTCTTTCTATCCGAACGAGGCAGAACCCATTTGGTCTAAATATTCAACCCATTCTGTTGCCCATACAATGAATGTATATTCGAAAATGTCATTCGCGTACCCTTACCCAACTGCACAGTCAGTGAACACATGGGAACGCGGCGGTATGGAATATCCGATGATTACATTCAATGGATACCGCCCAACCAAGCAGGATAATGTTGATGAGCGCACATACACGCGCAACATTAAATACGGCCTTATTGGTGTGATTATCCACGAAGTTGGTCATATTTATTTCCCAATGGTTGTGAACTCAGATGAGCGCCAGTGGACATGGATGGATGAAGGCCTGAACACCTTCCTCGAATATGTTGCTGAGCTGGAATGGGAAGAAAATTACCCGGCATTTGCAGGTAAAACAAACCTTCTCGATACCATCACCACCTATATGCGCAGTTCGAATCAGGTTCCGATTATGACTCAGTCAGATTCGATTCTTCAGTTTGGGCCAAACGCATATTCAAAACCTGCTGCAGCACTTACCGTTCTTCGGGAAACAGTGATGGGCCGCGAATTGTTTGACCACGCCTTCCGTGAATATTCACATCGCTGGAAATTTAAGCGCCCAACCCCAAGCGATTTCTTCCGCACGATGGAAGATGCGTCTGGTGTAGACCTCGATTGGTTCTGGCGTGGTTGGTTCTATACAACTGATCATGTTGATGTGGGTGTAGCAAGTGTTCGCGAATATAAGGTGTTCACAGGTGATCCTGATATCGATAACCCGATCAAACGTGCTGAAGCGGCTGCAAACGAGCCGGAAGCTATTCAGCAGATTAGAAACCGCGCCGAAGGCATTGAAATGTACATCGATGGTTTCGGGGACGCCTTGAAGGACGTTTATAACGATAACGATCGCTTCACGACATCCAACAAGGACCGGAATTCATATCAAAGCTACCTGGAAGGCCTGACACCTTGGCAAAAACGCGCGTTAGAGCGTGCGATCAAGGACGATCAATTCATCTATTTCGTTGATTATGAAAACGTTGGCGGTTTGGTGACACCACTTCCGGTCACTTTAACATTCGCGGATGGCTCTACTGAAGACATGATGGTACCTGCCGAGGTGTGGCGCCGCGACGCTGAGTTTGTGACTCAGATGTATATCCGCGATAAACAGGTTGTTTCCGTGGAGGTTGACCGCGCTCATCAAATTGCTGATGCAGATCACAGAAATAATACCTTTCCACAGAAGGTTTCATCATCACGCCTTAAACTGTTTAAATCTGACAGAAAAGCCCGTGACCTGATGGCAGACCTTCTTGTAAAGCTAAAAGCTAAGAAAGAAGCTGAGAAAGCAAGCGCTGGCGAGGAAACTGTTCCCCTAGCCGCAGCTCAGTAA
- a CDS encoding amidohydrolase family protein, whose protein sequence is MFRVIVTIILMALVVFPAKANDVIYRFAKIIDGTGSVLDARDILISDGLIKQVGMGVDKTAPDASLVDMGSLIALPGLIDAHTHITYGLEGESHGNAWAELGQVPLSKRLVAGYENGLKTLNTGVTTVRDLNAGENLDYYLRDLINAGALKGPRIFTSGAGIHPANEGNRVTEARDRTAEVLALASTRAREGADWIKFFATTGSASDLTSRQQYFEDDFKAAVSVAKQFGLRVTVHSYGPEAVEGAINAGVNSIEHAVDVPDALLERMAETGIIYVPTVDHNRYYAAHADEYGYGDDIQKNLYDFVARNLETVKRAHKRGVKIAMGSDAVLSGFGENTCELRAFVEAGMTNSEAIQTATINGAALLGQEDRLGRIKAGFVADIVAVEADPLVDINNLINGVRWVLKEGKIVVPHNNQQRQQPNCGALKH, encoded by the coding sequence ATGTTTAGAGTGATAGTGACTATAATTTTGATGGCGTTGGTTGTGTTTCCGGCGAAAGCCAATGATGTCATTTACCGTTTCGCAAAAATCATTGACGGAACGGGGTCAGTATTGGACGCACGTGACATTCTCATCAGTGACGGATTAATCAAACAGGTGGGAATGGGGGTAGATAAAACAGCACCGGATGCTTCCCTTGTGGATATGGGGTCATTGATTGCACTGCCGGGTTTGATCGATGCACATACCCATATCACATACGGTCTCGAAGGCGAAAGCCATGGAAATGCCTGGGCCGAACTAGGTCAGGTGCCTCTTTCAAAGCGATTGGTTGCTGGATATGAAAATGGCCTGAAAACACTAAATACAGGCGTTACCACGGTTCGTGATCTGAATGCGGGCGAAAATCTGGATTATTACCTCAGGGATTTGATCAATGCTGGCGCCCTTAAGGGTCCGCGCATATTCACGTCTGGCGCTGGCATCCATCCAGCGAATGAAGGGAACCGTGTAACCGAAGCCCGTGATCGCACCGCAGAAGTTCTGGCGTTGGCGAGCACGCGAGCACGTGAAGGCGCGGATTGGATCAAGTTTTTTGCGACAACAGGAAGCGCCTCTGATCTTACGAGCCGCCAGCAATATTTTGAGGATGATTTTAAAGCGGCTGTTTCGGTTGCAAAACAATTTGGCCTGCGGGTCACGGTTCATTCGTATGGGCCTGAAGCTGTCGAGGGGGCAATTAACGCAGGCGTAAACTCTATCGAGCATGCTGTTGATGTGCCTGACGCACTTTTAGAACGTATGGCGGAAACAGGTATCATTTATGTTCCGACCGTCGATCATAATCGGTATTACGCCGCGCACGCTGATGAATATGGCTACGGCGATGATATTCAGAAAAATCTGTATGATTTTGTTGCTCGCAATCTTGAAACGGTGAAGCGCGCGCATAAAAGAGGTGTGAAAATCGCTATGGGTTCTGACGCTGTTTTAAGCGGCTTCGGTGAAAATACATGTGAACTGAGGGCCTTTGTCGAGGCGGGTATGACAAATTCCGAAGCGATACAAACGGCTACCATCAACGGCGCAGCGTTGTTGGGTCAGGAAGATCGTTTAGGGCGCATTAAAGCAGGGTTTGTTGCGGATATTGTTGCGGTTGAGGCTGATCCGCTGGTTGATATTAATAATCTGATCAACGGTGTCCGCTGGGTATTGAAAGAAGGCAAAATTGTCGTTCCCCACAATAATCAGCAGCGCCAACAGCCCAATTGTGGAGCTTTGAAACACTGA
- a CDS encoding amidohydrolase family protein → MKLFKVFALITLSITVSSVVYADDLTAIVGGRIIDGNGGTPINDGVILIEGDRIKAVGKDGGITIPEGTKIIDADGMTIMPGLIDVHVHFDILGHADYNHWFATYEDRMRSDILPSAAKAMLNAGVTSVRDLGADVSNIFWIRDQINSGQMIGPRTFIAGPFLRKTVTAFVSETYKDTWPIESPEDAREKVRKLKSMGVDVIKTQDEALSEAELAAIYDEAHKQGLRVASHIYSADGIKTALKAGMGPYDTIEHIGDGEAPEYDSEILDLILQNQVAMAPTIIALDGLAQIIDNPELTDDPRWKRDLPADIYADVRRSYRNADLSAHPLYKRATTDRPGRMAKLRQLADAGAVFAVSSDSGTRGNPHHDALWKEMVLLQEATGKTNMEILIAATKTNAIILNQLENLGTLETGKFADIILIDGDPLAYLSDMRRVRHVIKGGKVIR, encoded by the coding sequence ATGAAACTTTTTAAAGTGTTCGCGTTAATCACTTTGTCCATAACAGTATCATCGGTTGTTTATGCCGATGATCTGACGGCAATCGTTGGAGGGCGTATCATTGACGGCAACGGTGGCACTCCCATTAATGACGGCGTCATCCTAATCGAAGGGGACCGGATCAAAGCAGTTGGTAAGGATGGCGGTATTACCATCCCAGAAGGCACAAAAATTATTGATGCGGATGGCATGACAATAATGCCCGGGCTGATCGATGTTCATGTTCATTTCGATATTTTGGGCCACGCTGATTATAATCATTGGTTCGCAACATATGAGGACCGTATGCGAAGCGATATATTACCGTCTGCTGCAAAGGCAATGTTGAATGCAGGGGTAACCAGTGTTCGTGATCTCGGCGCGGATGTCAGTAATATTTTCTGGATACGTGACCAAATTAATAGCGGTCAAATGATCGGGCCGCGAACTTTCATCGCGGGGCCGTTCCTGAGGAAAACAGTAACCGCCTTTGTGTCTGAAACCTATAAGGATACATGGCCCATCGAAAGCCCTGAGGACGCACGCGAGAAGGTGCGTAAGCTTAAATCCATGGGGGTGGATGTTATTAAAACGCAGGATGAAGCCCTATCTGAAGCTGAGCTTGCTGCGATTTATGATGAAGCCCACAAGCAGGGTTTGCGTGTCGCATCGCATATCTACTCGGCTGACGGTATTAAAACCGCATTGAAGGCTGGGATGGGGCCATATGATACGATTGAACATATTGGTGATGGTGAAGCACCTGAATATGACAGTGAAATTCTGGACCTTATCCTTCAAAATCAAGTGGCGATGGCACCGACGATTATTGCCCTCGACGGGCTTGCGCAGATTATTGACAATCCTGAATTAACCGATGATCCGCGTTGGAAACGGGATCTACCAGCGGATATTTACGCGGATGTTCGAAGGTCATATCGTAATGCAGATTTAAGCGCTCATCCCCTTTACAAACGGGCAACTACCGATAGGCCTGGGCGTATGGCGAAGCTGCGCCAACTTGCGGATGCTGGTGCTGTTTTTGCTGTGTCGAGCGATAGCGGTACCCGCGGAAACCCACACCATGACGCCCTTTGGAAGGAAATGGTTCTACTGCAGGAAGCCACAGGAAAAACAAACATGGAAATCCTGATTGCTGCGACAAAAACAAACGCGATCATTCTTAATCAGTTAGAAAACCTTGGCACGTTGGAAACAGGCAAGTTTGCGGACATTATTCTGATCGATGGTGATCCCCTCGCATATCTATCCGATATGCGGCGAGTGCGCCACGTGATCAAAGGCGGCAAGGTAATTCGGTAA